A region from the Trueperaceae bacterium genome encodes:
- a CDS encoding GNAT family N-acetyltransferase, whose product MEPQVSLRTLTTDDLSAVLALELAEGQDKFVAPNEYTLAEAYLALTTGEFVPCVYGIFLDDDVVGLIAIAHQPAENEGDEPFYEMYRFMVDRRHQRRGIGRRALEQAIAILRTKPLGPGSHVATSFVPGNDIAKALYLQLGFRETGELDGDEIVAVMPL is encoded by the coding sequence ATGGAGCCACAAGTATCGCTACGCACGCTGACGACCGACGACCTCTCCGCGGTCCTCGCCTTGGAACTCGCCGAGGGTCAAGACAAGTTCGTGGCCCCGAACGAGTACACGTTGGCGGAGGCGTACCTCGCGCTGACGACGGGCGAGTTCGTTCCTTGCGTCTACGGGATCTTCCTGGACGACGACGTGGTGGGTCTGATCGCCATCGCTCACCAACCCGCGGAGAACGAGGGCGACGAGCCGTTCTACGAGATGTACCGGTTCATGGTTGACCGGCGTCACCAGCGCCGCGGCATCGGCCGCCGCGCACTGGAGCAGGCCATCGCCATCCTGCGCACCAAGCCCCTCGGTCCTGGAAGCCACGTCGCCACGAGCTTCGTGCCGGGCAACGACATCGCCAAGGCGCTGTACTTGCAGTTGGGGTTCAGGGAGACCGGCGAGTTGGACGGCGACGAGATCGTGGCCGTGATGCCGCTATGA
- a CDS encoding zinc-dependent alcohol dehydrogenase family protein: MRAIVLDAVRARPEVRSVPEPAVPADGVVVRVMATGMCRSDWHAWAGHEDIAFPHVPGHELAGVIVETGPEVRRWRPGDRVTVPFVCGCGRCEWCESGNAQVCPDQQQPGFTHWGSFAEYVALHAADTNLVAIPEQVEYATAASLGCRFATAFRALSARARVREGEWVTVIGVGGVGLSAVMIAHAMGAHVIAVDRNAEALAVAERVGADHVLTTDGTDIPTTVAELTDGGSHVAVDAVGNEQACADSILSLRRRGRHVQVGLLPPVAGHPRVPMARAIAWELDLLGSHGMAAVDYPKMLELIERGVLQPQRLIERTIGLAEAAELLPRFDRATVAGMTMIYPAR; encoded by the coding sequence ATGCGCGCGATCGTCTTGGACGCGGTAAGGGCCCGGCCGGAGGTCCGCTCGGTACCCGAGCCGGCGGTTCCCGCCGACGGCGTGGTGGTGCGGGTGATGGCCACGGGCATGTGCCGCAGCGACTGGCACGCCTGGGCGGGCCACGAGGACATCGCGTTCCCGCACGTTCCCGGCCACGAGCTGGCCGGGGTGATCGTCGAGACGGGCCCTGAGGTGAGACGCTGGCGCCCGGGCGACCGGGTGACCGTGCCGTTCGTGTGCGGCTGCGGCCGCTGCGAGTGGTGCGAGTCGGGCAACGCGCAGGTCTGCCCGGACCAGCAGCAGCCCGGGTTCACCCATTGGGGCTCGTTCGCCGAGTACGTGGCCCTGCACGCCGCAGACACGAACCTCGTGGCCATCCCTGAGCAGGTCGAGTACGCGACCGCGGCCAGCCTTGGCTGCCGGTTCGCGACCGCCTTCCGCGCCCTGTCCGCCCGCGCCCGCGTGCGCGAGGGTGAGTGGGTGACCGTCATCGGCGTCGGCGGAGTGGGTTTGAGCGCCGTGATGATCGCCCACGCCATGGGTGCCCACGTGATAGCCGTCGATCGCAACGCCGAGGCTTTGGCGGTCGCCGAACGAGTCGGCGCCGACCACGTCCTCACCACGGACGGAACCGACATCCCCACGACCGTGGCCGAGCTGACGGACGGCGGCAGCCACGTCGCCGTGGACGCGGTCGGCAACGAGCAGGCGTGCGCCGATTCGATCCTGAGCCTGCGGCGCCGGGGTCGTCACGTCCAGGTGGGCCTCCTGCCGCCCGTCGCCGGTCACCCCCGGGTGCCGATGGCCAGGGCGATCGCCTGGGAACTCGACCTGCTAGGCAGCCACGGCATGGCCGCAGTCGACTACCCGAAGATGCTCGAGCTCATCGAACGCGGTGTCCTGCAGCCGCAGCGACTGATAGAACGCACCATCGGTCTCGCCGAGGCCGCCGAGCTGTTGCCGCGGTTCGACCGGGCGACCGTCGCGGGGATGACCATGATCTACCCGGCGCGGTGA
- a CDS encoding type II toxin-antitoxin system VapC family toxin: MRLLLDTHVLVWSATDPERLSKTATTTLLDPVNRLFVSSATSWEIATKQRIGKLPQGGELLESFELVLADLRASLISIGHEHAVLAGSMPGTHRDPFDRMLAAQAQVEDLHLITRDPAFSDLGVRVIW; this comes from the coding sequence GTGAGACTCCTGCTGGATACCCACGTGCTCGTCTGGAGCGCCACCGACCCGGAGCGCCTCTCCAAGACCGCGACGACAACCCTCCTGGACCCGGTCAACCGACTGTTCGTCAGCTCGGCAACGTCGTGGGAGATAGCGACCAAGCAGCGCATCGGCAAGCTTCCACAAGGCGGAGAACTCCTCGAGTCCTTCGAACTCGTGCTCGCCGATCTTCGAGCGAGCCTGATCTCCATCGGTCACGAGCACGCCGTTCTGGCCGGCTCCATGCCCGGCACGCATAGGGACCCGTTCGACCGCATGCTGGCGGCGCAGGCGCAGGTCGAGGACCTCCACCTGATCACGCGCGATCCGGCGTTCTCCGACCTCGGCGTACGCGTGATCTGGTGA
- a CDS encoding cystathionine gamma-lyase, whose amino-acid sequence MSSHNDRIAARMLHRRTGNLEPGQPVPAPLALASIYFLPGMPSAEHQYGRWSNPTWQALEDALSVLEDAEVTVFPSGMAAIAAVFMTHLEAGDRMLLPSDGYYTTRVLAEKYLAPHGIRVEQCATADYATRDLSGFKLVYLETPSNPTLNICDIADVAGRAKAAGALVVADNTTMTPLGQRPLDLGADLVVASDTKATNGHSDVLFGHVAARDTRLLEPIRDWRKFVGVIPGPFEAWLVHRGLESFEVRYERMSATAAVLAERFSQHPATRSVTYPGLVSHPGHEVAKRQMTSFGTIIGLTFADANAAERFIGGTSLIVPATSFGGTHSSAERRARWGDDVPEGYVRLSVGCEPTEVLWEEIAAVLDKLA is encoded by the coding sequence ATGAGCTCACACAACGATCGGATCGCCGCGCGGATGCTCCATCGCCGCACCGGGAACCTGGAGCCGGGCCAGCCCGTTCCCGCGCCGCTGGCGCTCGCCAGCATCTACTTCCTCCCCGGCATGCCCAGCGCCGAGCACCAGTACGGCCGGTGGAGCAACCCCACCTGGCAGGCCCTGGAAGACGCGCTCTCCGTCCTCGAAGACGCGGAAGTCACGGTTTTCCCATCGGGGATGGCCGCCATCGCCGCCGTGTTCATGACGCACCTCGAAGCGGGCGACCGCATGCTGTTACCGAGCGACGGCTACTACACGACCCGCGTCCTGGCCGAGAAGTACCTCGCGCCGCACGGCATACGGGTGGAGCAGTGCGCAACGGCGGACTACGCCACGCGCGACCTCTCGGGCTTCAAGCTCGTCTACCTGGAGACGCCCTCCAACCCGACGCTGAACATCTGCGATATTGCAGACGTAGCCGGCCGGGCCAAGGCGGCGGGGGCGCTCGTCGTCGCCGACAACACCACGATGACGCCGCTCGGCCAGCGACCGCTCGACCTCGGCGCGGACCTAGTGGTCGCGTCGGACACCAAGGCGACGAACGGCCATTCGGACGTCCTGTTCGGGCACGTCGCCGCGCGCGACACGCGCTTGCTGGAGCCCATCCGGGATTGGCGGAAGTTCGTCGGGGTCATCCCCGGTCCGTTCGAGGCTTGGCTCGTGCATCGCGGGCTCGAGAGCTTCGAGGTCCGCTACGAGCGGATGTCCGCAACGGCCGCCGTCCTGGCCGAGCGGTTCTCACAGCACCCCGCGACCAGGTCCGTCACTTATCCGGGCCTGGTATCGCACCCGGGCCACGAGGTCGCGAAGCGGCAGATGACGAGCTTCGGAACAATCATCGGGCTGACGTTCGCCGACGCGAACGCGGCCGAACGGTTCATCGGGGGCACGAGCCTGATCGTGCCGGCCACGAGCTTCGGCGGCACGCATAGCTCGGCCGAGCGGCGCGCCCGGTGGGGCGACGACGTCCCGGAAGGCTACGTGCGACTGTCCGTGGGCTGCGAGCCTACCGAGGTGTTGTGGGAAGAGATCGCCGCCGTGCTGGACAAGTTGGCCTGA
- a CDS encoding type II toxin-antitoxin system prevent-host-death family antitoxin yields MKRGSMKPPVVNVHEAKTQLSRLLERAHAGEEIILAKAGKPYARLVPLEAPETEPRVLGGLVGLIPPIDDSAFFDALPEEELHAWEGGQTA; encoded by the coding sequence ATGAAGAGGGGCAGCATGAAACCGCCGGTCGTGAACGTGCACGAGGCCAAGACCCAACTGTCCAGGCTGTTGGAACGCGCGCACGCAGGCGAGGAGATAATCCTTGCCAAGGCGGGCAAGCCTTACGCGCGACTCGTACCGTTGGAGGCACCGGAAACGGAACCTCGCGTGCTGGGAGGCCTCGTGGGGCTCATACCCCCGATCGATGACTCCGCTTTCTTCGACGCCCTACCAGAGGAAGAGCTCCATGCTTGGGAGGGGGGCCAGACGGCGTGA
- a CDS encoding AraC family transcriptional regulator has product MPTPTATSTSAPAPAEARNRLMLRVRNAMDRHYARPLDVPGLAASIDMSEAHFIRTFKAVFGETPYRYLQRRRVERAMFALRQSRRSVTDVCFDVGFNSLGTFSRTFKEIVCVSPSEYRGLYPPVAVPTCFFKAWARPSSFGEAPADGDG; this is encoded by the coding sequence ATGCCGACGCCAACCGCGACGTCCACGAGCGCGCCGGCTCCCGCCGAGGCCCGCAACCGCCTGATGTTGCGGGTGCGCAACGCGATGGACAGGCATTACGCGCGGCCCCTCGACGTGCCCGGACTCGCAGCGAGCATCGACATGAGCGAGGCGCACTTCATCCGCACGTTCAAGGCCGTGTTCGGCGAGACCCCGTACCGCTACCTCCAGCGCAGGCGCGTCGAGCGCGCCATGTTCGCGCTGCGGCAGTCGCGGCGGAGCGTCACCGACGTCTGCTTCGACGTCGGCTTCAACAGCCTCGGCACGTTCAGCCGCACGTTCAAGGAGATCGTCTGCGTCTCCCCTTCCGAGTATCGCGGGCTCTACCCGCCCGTCGCCGTCCCGACGTGCTTCTTCAAGGCCTGGGCCCGTCCGAGCAGTTTTGGAGAAGCGCCTGCCGACGGGGACGGCTAG
- a CDS encoding DUF3467 domain-containing protein: protein MSPNQPTDTGDIHAPFIYANAVSIAVGVYDIQLDFAVEIDQKRTRTARVAMSPQHARSLQLLLERVLSDYEDNVGRIALPRDLESRLREKAPANENSNEDPS from the coding sequence ATGAGCCCGAATCAGCCCACCGACACGGGCGACATCCATGCCCCTTTCATCTATGCAAATGCCGTCAGCATCGCCGTTGGCGTATATGACATCCAACTCGACTTCGCCGTTGAGATCGATCAGAAGCGGACGCGAACCGCGCGCGTTGCCATGAGTCCACAGCATGCAAGGTCGCTGCAGTTGCTCCTCGAGCGGGTCCTATCCGACTACGAAGACAACGTCGGGCGCATAGCACTGCCCCGGGACTTAGAGTCCCGGCTGCGCGAAAAAGCCCCCGCGAACGAGAATAGCAACGAGGATCCATCATGA
- a CDS encoding GyrI-like domain-containing protein yields MAEKIDFKKTLDSYQARPDRFELVEVPDMQYLMVDGHGDPNTSPAFAAALEALYPVAYKLKFLSKRELGRDYVVPPPEGLWWAESMNAFTTSRDKSRWDWTVMLMVPDWLDRGAFETAVEQARAKTPPARLREVRLETLSEGRCVQTLHVGSFDDEAGVLTRMHDEFIPAHGLRMTGKHHEIYLSDLRKVAPARLRTILRQPVAAS; encoded by the coding sequence ATGGCTGAGAAGATCGACTTCAAGAAGACGCTAGACAGCTACCAAGCCCGACCCGACCGGTTCGAGCTCGTCGAGGTGCCCGACATGCAGTACCTGATGGTCGACGGGCACGGGGACCCTAACACGTCGCCCGCCTTCGCCGCGGCCCTCGAGGCGCTGTACCCGGTGGCCTACAAGCTCAAGTTCCTCAGCAAGCGCGAGCTCGGGCGCGACTACGTCGTGCCGCCGCCCGAAGGGTTGTGGTGGGCCGAGAGCATGAACGCCTTCACGACGTCACGCGACAAGTCGCGCTGGGACTGGACGGTGATGCTCATGGTCCCCGACTGGCTCGACCGCGGCGCGTTCGAGACCGCCGTGGAGCAGGCCAGGGCCAAGACCCCGCCGGCACGCCTCCGCGAGGTCCGCCTCGAAACGTTGTCCGAGGGCCGGTGCGTGCAGACGCTGCACGTCGGCTCGTTCGACGACGAGGCGGGCGTTCTGACTCGGATGCACGACGAGTTCATCCCCGCGCACGGCCTGCGCATGACCGGGAAGCATCACGAGATCTACCTCAGCGACCTGCGCAAGGTCGCCCCCGCCAGGCTGCGCACGATCCTCAGGCAGCCCGTCGCCGCCAGCTGA
- a CDS encoding VOC family protein — protein MLKGINISNVLVLDQNEALDFYVGKLGLEVSNDVEFGFMRWLTVRVPGGSGPEILLEVPAPPSMDPETAAQVREIVTKGATGFTVGFITTDAQAMYETLKAKGVQITDEPTKRDYGTDFGIRDPFGNHIRIVQYH, from the coding sequence ATGCTCAAAGGGATCAACATCTCCAACGTGCTAGTCCTAGACCAGAACGAGGCCCTCGACTTCTACGTCGGCAAGCTCGGTCTGGAGGTGAGCAACGACGTCGAATTCGGGTTCATGCGCTGGCTGACGGTCAGGGTACCTGGCGGCAGCGGCCCGGAGATCCTTCTGGAGGTGCCGGCACCGCCCAGCATGGACCCGGAGACGGCCGCTCAAGTGAGGGAGATCGTCACGAAGGGCGCCACGGGCTTCACGGTCGGTTTCATAACCACGGACGCCCAGGCGATGTACGAGACCCTCAAGGCCAAAGGCGTCCAGATCACGGACGAGCCGACGAAACGCGACTACGGCACGGACTTCGGCATCCGCGACCCCTTCGGTAACCACATCCGCATCGTCCAGTACCACTGA
- a CDS encoding winged helix DNA-binding domain-containing protein — protein MRELLGEGPATRAELRAHLVKSPTLRHLATDATGAGADALYKPLHWRGDICFGPTKAGQTTFRLLSNDPAWPGLPAVGEAGRRAIELYLRSYGPATLANLAYWLTEGLSVPRRRLTTWIADLGGAVTTVSVAGVQGYVLTEDLDGLGSVEPTDVVRLLPGFDPWLFGPGTADQRLLAPAWRALATKGSNLVIRGGVVSGTWRARGTDIEVAWFDELGPEPTAALEREAERLATVLGRAERAPRTV, from the coding sequence GTGCGTGAACTGCTTGGGGAGGGACCGGCGACGCGCGCGGAGCTCCGAGCCCACCTCGTCAAGAGCCCGACCTTACGCCACCTTGCTACCGATGCCACCGGCGCTGGCGCCGACGCCCTGTACAAGCCGCTGCACTGGCGGGGCGACATCTGCTTCGGACCCACGAAGGCCGGGCAGACAACTTTCCGCCTCTTGAGCAACGACCCGGCTTGGCCGGGCCTCCCCGCCGTGGGCGAGGCCGGACGCCGAGCGATCGAGCTGTACTTGCGGAGTTACGGCCCCGCGACGCTCGCCAACCTCGCCTACTGGCTCACCGAAGGGCTCAGCGTCCCCCGCCGCCGTCTCACGACCTGGATCGCCGACCTCGGAGGCGCCGTGACCACGGTCAGCGTCGCAGGCGTTCAAGGGTACGTTCTGACCGAGGACCTGGATGGACTTGGCTCGGTCGAGCCCACCGACGTCGTTCGGCTGCTGCCCGGGTTCGACCCGTGGCTTTTCGGTCCCGGCACCGCCGACCAGCGCCTGCTCGCGCCGGCGTGGCGGGCGCTGGCGACGAAAGGCTCGAACCTGGTCATCCGAGGCGGCGTGGTGTCGGGCACCTGGCGGGCTCGTGGCACCGACATCGAGGTGGCTTGGTTCGACGAGCTAGGACCCGAGCCGACCGCTGCGCTCGAACGCGAGGCGGAGCGGCTCGCGACCGTCCTAGGACGGGCCGAACGCGCGCCGCGAACGGTTTAG
- a CDS encoding type II toxin-antitoxin system PemK/MazF family toxin, with the protein MFQTGDIVIVDLLPVVGHEQGSLDARPCLVVATSPERCGRYYELLTIVPFTTTLTRGCGALTPVLATPTKRDPDRRSRVLVPQLRSIDPQRVKRKVSSAPVSDVDTVRKAMKDYLQV; encoded by the coding sequence ATGTTCCAGACGGGAGACATCGTCATAGTCGACCTACTGCCGGTCGTCGGCCACGAGCAAGGCTCGCTCGACGCCCGCCCGTGTCTGGTTGTTGCCACGTCCCCGGAAAGATGCGGCCGCTACTATGAACTGCTGACTATCGTGCCCTTCACGACAACACTTACGAGGGGCTGCGGTGCCTTGACGCCGGTCCTGGCGACCCCGACCAAGAGAGATCCGGACCGCCGAAGCAGGGTACTAGTCCCACAGTTAAGATCCATCGATCCTCAACGCGTCAAGCGCAAGGTTTCGTCGGCACCTGTTAGCGATGTGGACACGGTTAGGAAGGCGATGAAGGACTACCTACAGGTCTAG
- a CDS encoding cation:proton antiporter, producing the protein MTELLVVLVTGLLVIAGATVIGPRFGVASPLVLVAIGVAASFLPMFGAFEIDPEWILEGLLPPLLYSSAVSLPTMNFRRDFGTISGLSVLLVVGTALVLGLFFMLVVPGLGFTWGVALGAIVSPTDAVATSIVKRSNVSRRVVTILDGESLLNDATALVLLRTAIVATAASFSFWGAVGTFAYAVVLALLIGAAVGALNLAVRKHVTDATVNTVISFAVPFVASIPAELLGASGLVAAVVAGLITGFRAPRVLSPRNRLSDSQNWHTVELVLEGTVFLTMGLQLTSILTHVHNDHAGIGTAVLVASGALLLTILVRAAYVAPLLGILSARGRIYGKMRPRFQGLQERISTQEGRQRTLDRLNAAGRKATEQDLDRFAVRVTRGLADIQYLLRAPLGWREGAAVVWAGMRGAVTVAAAQTLPADTPQRSVLILIAFAVAVASLLLQGGTLGPLLRVMAPKGGQAALAEDTAAERARIVALMRETSEAVPEPAVPDGATRQEQFALSTGHRLAVLDAQRSTLLDARDNGVFDADVLEDALIDLDAAQIAIELRGRYAH; encoded by the coding sequence GTGACGGAACTGCTGGTCGTACTGGTGACGGGGTTGCTGGTGATCGCCGGGGCGACGGTCATCGGCCCGCGCTTCGGCGTCGCGTCTCCGCTCGTGCTGGTGGCCATCGGCGTCGCGGCCAGCTTCCTTCCCATGTTCGGGGCGTTCGAGATCGACCCCGAATGGATCCTGGAAGGGCTACTGCCGCCGCTGCTGTACTCCTCGGCCGTGTCGTTGCCGACGATGAACTTCCGCCGCGACTTCGGGACGATCAGCGGCCTGTCCGTGCTCCTCGTCGTCGGCACCGCGCTCGTGCTCGGCCTGTTCTTCATGCTCGTCGTGCCCGGCCTCGGGTTCACGTGGGGCGTGGCGCTCGGCGCGATCGTCAGTCCGACCGACGCGGTGGCGACCTCGATCGTGAAGCGCTCCAACGTGTCTAGGCGCGTCGTGACGATACTGGACGGCGAGAGCCTCCTCAACGACGCGACCGCCCTCGTGCTCCTGCGCACGGCCATCGTCGCCACGGCAGCCTCGTTCTCCTTCTGGGGCGCCGTCGGGACCTTCGCGTACGCCGTCGTCCTCGCGCTACTGATCGGCGCGGCCGTTGGCGCGCTGAATCTGGCCGTCCGCAAGCATGTGACCGACGCGACCGTCAACACGGTGATCTCGTTCGCCGTGCCGTTCGTGGCCTCGATCCCGGCCGAGCTGCTCGGCGCGTCCGGCCTCGTGGCGGCCGTGGTGGCCGGCCTGATCACGGGCTTCCGAGCGCCGCGGGTGCTGTCGCCGCGCAACCGGCTGTCCGACTCGCAGAACTGGCACACGGTGGAGCTCGTGCTCGAGGGCACCGTGTTCCTGACCATGGGGCTGCAGCTGACCTCGATCCTGACGCACGTGCATAACGACCATGCCGGCATCGGCACCGCCGTGCTGGTGGCCTCGGGCGCCTTGCTCCTGACGATCCTCGTCAGGGCGGCTTACGTGGCCCCGCTGCTCGGCATCCTGTCGGCGCGCGGCCGCATCTACGGCAAGATGCGGCCGCGCTTCCAGGGCCTCCAGGAGCGCATCAGCACGCAGGAGGGCAGGCAACGGACGCTAGACAGGCTGAACGCCGCGGGACGTAAGGCCACGGAGCAAGACCTCGACCGGTTCGCTGTGAGGGTCACGCGCGGGCTCGCCGACATCCAGTACCTCCTGCGCGCCCCGCTCGGCTGGCGGGAAGGAGCCGCCGTCGTGTGGGCGGGCATGCGGGGCGCCGTCACGGTGGCTGCGGCCCAGACGCTCCCCGCCGACACCCCGCAGCGGTCGGTCCTCATCCTGATCGCCTTCGCGGTCGCGGTCGCGTCGCTCCTGCTGCAGGGCGGCACCCTCGGCCCGCTGCTGCGGGTCATGGCGCCGAAAGGGGGTCAGGCGGCGCTGGCGGAGGATACGGCCGCCGAGCGCGCCAGGATAGTGGCTCTCATGCGCGAGACCAGCGAGGCCGTTCCCGAACCCGCCGTCCCGGACGGCGCCACCAGACAGGAGCAGTTCGCGCTGTCCACCGGTCATCGCTTGGCCGTGCTCGACGCCCAGCGGTCCACCTTGCTCGACGCGCGCGACAACGGGGTCTTCGACGCCGACGTGCTGGAAGACGCCCTGATCGACCTGGACGCCGCGCAGATCGCCATCGAGCTGCGGGGAAGGTACGCGCACTGA
- a CDS encoding dihydrofolate reductase family protein, whose product MGKVYCDIAVSADGFATGLNQREEAPFGDIDDGWLHRWMFDTYEENRAEVDAILDSGATIMGRNMFGPVRGEWDRDWRGWWGKEPPYQGPVFVLTHYAHAPIEMLGGTTFYFVTDGIHSALEQARAAAGERKISIAGGARTVNQYLAAGLLDELRLHVTACVLGAGERVFDGVPPQQLERVSVRAASLVTHVTYRPVRR is encoded by the coding sequence GTGGGCAAGGTGTACTGCGACATCGCGGTATCGGCGGACGGCTTCGCGACGGGTCTGAACCAGCGCGAGGAGGCGCCTTTCGGCGACATCGACGACGGTTGGTTGCACCGCTGGATGTTCGACACCTACGAGGAGAACCGCGCCGAGGTTGACGCGATCCTCGACTCGGGCGCTACCATCATGGGGCGCAACATGTTCGGCCCCGTCCGCGGCGAATGGGACCGCGACTGGCGCGGGTGGTGGGGCAAGGAGCCGCCGTACCAGGGGCCAGTCTTCGTGCTCACGCACTACGCGCACGCGCCTATCGAGATGCTGGGTGGCACTACGTTCTACTTCGTCACGGACGGCATCCATTCGGCACTCGAGCAGGCGCGCGCGGCCGCCGGTGAGCGGAAAATCTCCATCGCCGGCGGCGCCCGCACCGTCAATCAGTACCTCGCGGCCGGCCTGCTGGACGAACTGCGGCTCCATGTCACAGCTTGCGTCCTTGGTGCGGGAGAGCGGGTGTTCGACGGCGTGCCGCCGCAGCAACTCGAGCGCGTGTCCGTGAGGGCCGCTTCGCTCGTGACGCACGTCACGTATCGGCCGGTGAGGCGTTAG
- a CDS encoding alpha-hydroxy-acid oxidizing protein produces MSGLPAGVASIEDLRRRAKRRLPRMVFDYIDGGADNERTMRSNSAAFRDIVWRPRGAVKFGEVDLGTTVLGQRLPFPIILAPVGSSRMFWPHGEEAAAAAAGEAGTIYTLSTLSGTRLEDVRAASQGTCWYQLYLCGGRDVAASAIARAKAAGYSALVVTIDTAVAGMRERDIRDGAPQLIARKFPAMLPYVPQVIARPWWLLDFFQEGGVMNFPNVVLPDGPMKYGDIGAQLAAAAVAWTDLDWIKELWDGPIIVKGVHVADDARRAVDAGASAVVVSNHGGRQLDGVAPSLHALPEVVKAVGDQVEVLLDGGIRSGADVATALAVGARAVLIGRAYAYGLAAGGKAGVAATIQILRSGLERMLRLLGCPSIHELSDEFYSLPDGWPNA; encoded by the coding sequence GTGAGCGGGTTGCCGGCGGGAGTAGCAAGCATCGAGGACCTGAGGCGCCGGGCCAAGCGCAGGCTGCCCCGCATGGTGTTCGACTATATCGACGGTGGGGCGGACAACGAGCGCACCATGCGCTCGAACTCCGCGGCGTTCCGGGACATCGTGTGGCGCCCGAGGGGCGCGGTGAAGTTCGGCGAGGTCGACCTCGGCACGACCGTACTAGGCCAGCGCCTGCCCTTCCCCATCATCCTCGCGCCCGTCGGGTCGTCGCGGATGTTCTGGCCGCACGGCGAGGAGGCGGCAGCGGCGGCGGCCGGCGAAGCGGGCACGATCTACACCCTCTCCACCCTGTCCGGCACGCGCCTGGAAGACGTGCGGGCCGCCAGCCAGGGCACGTGCTGGTACCAGCTCTACCTGTGCGGCGGACGCGACGTGGCCGCGAGCGCCATAGCGCGTGCCAAGGCGGCCGGCTACTCGGCGCTGGTGGTGACGATAGACACGGCCGTGGCCGGCATGCGCGAGCGCGACATCCGCGACGGCGCGCCTCAGCTCATCGCGAGGAAGTTCCCGGCCATGCTGCCTTACGTTCCGCAGGTCATCGCGCGACCGTGGTGGCTCCTCGATTTCTTCCAGGAGGGCGGCGTCATGAACTTCCCGAACGTCGTCCTGCCGGACGGCCCGATGAAGTACGGCGACATCGGCGCCCAGCTCGCCGCCGCGGCGGTGGCGTGGACCGACCTCGACTGGATCAAGGAGCTGTGGGACGGGCCGATCATCGTCAAAGGCGTCCACGTCGCGGATGACGCACGGCGAGCCGTTGACGCGGGCGCGAGCGCGGTCGTCGTCTCCAACCACGGCGGCAGGCAGCTCGACGGCGTGGCGCCCTCGCTGCACGCCCTGCCCGAAGTCGTAAAGGCCGTTGGCGACCAGGTCGAGGTCCTCCTAGACGGCGGCATAAGGAGCGGCGCCGACGTGGCCACGGCGCTCGCCGTGGGCGCCAGGGCCGTGCTGATCGGCAGGGCGTACGCGTATGGCCTCGCCGCCGGTGGGAAGGCGGGCGTGGCGGCGACCATCCAGATCCTGCGCTCCGGGCTCGAGCGCATGCTCAGGCTGCTCGGGTGCCCGTCGATACACGAGCTCAGCGACGAGTTCTACAGCCTGCCCGACGGGTGGCCGAACGCCTGA